DNA sequence from the Phycisphaeraceae bacterium genome:
GCAGTCCTGAGAAGAAGCAGGAGCTCAGCAGCAACGCACAGACGGCCCTCTCCAAGGCGAAGCTCGCCGACCCGTCTCTCCAGGCGTTCCTTGACAAGGCCGAGGGCTATGCGATCTTCCCGACCGTCGGCAAGGGCGGCGCGATCGTCGGCGGTGCCTACGGCCGCGGCGAGGTGTACCACAAGGGGGCCATGATCGGCTACTGCGATCTCTCCCAGGCCACAGTCGGGCTGCAGCTCGGCGGGCAGTCCTACACCGAGCTGATTGTGTTCCAGACCCCCGCCGCACTCGAAACGTTCAAGCGCGGCGACTTCGCCTTTGCCGCCCAGGCAACGGCCGTGGCCCTCAAGAGCGGTGCGGGTGCGAACGCCAAGTACACCAACGGCGTCGCCGTGTTCACCTTCGCCGAAGCCGGGCTGATGGCCGAGGCTTCGATCGGCGGTCAGTCGTTCACGTTCCAGCCCCTGTAGCGTTCCGAGCCGGGATACAGAACAGACGCGGGGCACCACGCCCCGCGTTTTTTCTTGCGCCGTCCAAGCTACGACGCCAGGCGATCCAGCCGGACCTCGCCGCCCACGATCGTCGCCACCGCCCGCCCCCGCACGCGCCGGCCCAGGAACGGCGTATTCGCGGATTTGCCGGCCAGGTCAGCCGCGGAGATCGTCCAGTCCAGGTCAGGATTGATGAGGGTCAGATCCCCCGGCCCGCCCACCGCCACGCGGCCAAGCCCCAGCCGACCAAGGCCGCACAGCGCGGCGGGTTCAACCGTCATCATCGCGATCAGCCTCGCCCACCCGACGACCCCCGGCGTCACCAGCGCCTCGATGTATAGGGCCAGCGCCGTCTCGAGACCGATGATCCCGAACGGCGCGGACTCGAAATCCAGCTGCTTGGATTCGGCGGTGTGCGGCGCGTGGTCCGTGGCCAGCACGGTGATGGTCCCGTCCGCGATCCCCTCGAGCATCGCGGCGATATCCAGCCGTTCCCGAAGCGGCGGGTTCATCTTGGCCCCGGTCCAGTATCCCCCGCCGGTCAAAGCCCCCGCCCCGGCCTCGACCTGCTCGTGGGTGAGCAGCAGGTGGTGCGGAGACGCCTCGGCCGTGACCGGTTGACCCTCGATCCGCGCCCTTCGGATGATCTCGACCGATCCCCCCGACGACAGGTGCTGCACGTGGTAGCGGCACCCCACCGAACGGTTGAGGCGGATATCCCGCTCGATGATGATCTCCTCGGCGATCCGGGGCCACCCGACCAGTCCAAGCCGCGTCGCGATCGTGCCGGCATGCATCGAGGCGCCGCGCGTCAGCGTCGGCTCCTGGCAATGCTGCATCAACGCCAACCCGGTCGGCTTGATATAGGCCAGAGCCCTGTGCATCAGCCCCGCGGAGGCGACCACGTCGCCGTCATCGGAGAAACCAACAGCGCCGGCCCGCGCCATCAGCCCGATCTGGGCCAACTCCTCGCCCTTGCGGGCCTTGGACACCGCCCCCACCGGGAACACGCGGCAGACCCCGGTCCGTTCGGCCTGCTTGAAGATGAACTCGACGACCGCATCATCGTCGATCGCGGGGTCGGTGTTGGGCATGCAGCACACCGTGGTAAACCCCCCGGCCACGGCCGCCGCGGTGCCGGTGGCGATGGTCTCCGCTTCCTCCTTGCCGGGTTCGCGGAGGTGCACGTGCGGGTCGATCAGCCCCGGGGCGACGATGCAGCCCTTCGCACTAATTACCCGGTCGGCGGGCGACCGAGCCAGAGCGTCCCCGCCGGAAACAGCCGCAATCCGGCCGTCCCGGATCGCGACATCCGCGAGCCGGTCCGTGTTGGAGGCTGGGTCGATGAGGCGGCCGCCGGTGATCAGGATCGAGGGCATGGTGGTGCAGGATACCGGGCGCAGGCCCGTGGCGAGAAATCCCGGAGGCCAGGTGTGTCGGGCTTTACGCTGTTGCGGCGACGGCCTACGCTCACCATTCACCAGACGGGGTGTAGCGCAGCTTGGTTAGCGCGTTTGACTGGGGGTCAAAAGGTCGGCGGTTCGAATCCGCCCACCCCGATTCAGTTAGCGAGATGGCCCCGGCAAGTGCCGGGGCCATCCGTGTTTACGGTCGAGTTTAATCGCGTCCTGTCACCCGGTCTGTTTCGGGCCGCGTTTGAACTTGCCATAGAGCGTTACTTGTTGCGATCGGCACCTGGAAACCACTCCGTGTGGATTTCGCCGTCGCGGCCGAAATACTGGACGCGCTTCCCGGTGATCTGAACAAAGTAGCCGACGCACCCGGCGGCGAGCGCCTGGCGTGTGAACTCCAAATACTTGATCTCCTCCCGCTGCGATTGTCGAACCGCGGCCTCGACCTTCGCCGCCGAGAAGACAATCGCGATCGGTCCATCCTCGTGCGCCATCGAGACGACGCACGACTGGCCCTCCGGCGTGTAGTAGGTGATCTCCTTGCGGGAATAGTCCGCGTGGTATCGCTCGATACCGGCCGCAACGAGGCGCTCAACGACTTGGCCAAAGTGAATCTTCCCTGACGCGGACAACGCGGCGCATTCCTTTGCCACTCTTGTCTGTTCACTGTTCATCTCATGCTCCTTGTGATGATAATGGGTCGTCTTTACTCGATCGGAACACCCGAGAATTCGCCCTCTAGGCTGATTCGCTTGAGGATCGCGAGCAATTCCGTTCTTTCCTTTGCTTCCAAGTGGCTAAAGAACTCGCGGTCGTTCAGATCCGCAAGTCTTGCCAGGACGGGCACGAGCTTTCGCCCCGACGCCGTCAGACTCACAATCTGGTACCTCCGATCAGATCGTTCGGAGCGGCAACGAACCAGGTCCTTGGCAATGAGTCGATCGAGTAGTTTCGATACCGCGCCCCGCGTCAGTCCGATCGAATCGGCCACGTGGCTGGGATTGAGACCGTCAGAATCGAACAGCGCACGCATCACGACCCACTCGGCCACGGTCACGCCGCGCGCCTCAACCTTCAGGCGGAATGCGTGCGACACGTGGTTCGAGACCAGCCGCAGCCAGTACCCCAGATGGCTCTCCAGCTTACTGACATGTACGGTCACCGATGCTCCAGATAGTTGCCTAGGAAACTATATCTCGCCTCCCATCCGTCGTCAAGGAGACCAAGGGCTGACGTCCGGCAGAGGCGGCCGCAGGAGATCAGGGCTTGGATTTCACGGTTTCGTGGGCCAGCAAAACCCGGGTTCCAGGCTCCCAAGCCCGAACTCCTTGCATAAAGAGTTCAACTGGCGTACTGTCACCCCGATTGGGTACGGCGGTTGTCATTCTCGCCGTACTTTACGTTCGCCCTCTGGGAGCTGCGGGGTAAGGGGGCGTTGGTTCAGTTGCCTACTCGCCATCCGAGATGTCTGCTTCCACCAGCTTCGCCAGCTGCTCCAGCGACTCCTGCCACCCCAAGTAGCACATCTCCGCCGGGATGACCGCGGGCACGCCTTCTTGCACGATATTCAACTCTGTGCCGCACGCCACCCTGCGCAGCGTCACCGTCACGGTCATCTCACCAGGCAAGTTCGGATCGTCGAACCGATCCGAGTACTGGATCCGCTCGTTCGACACGATTTCGGTGTACGTCCCGCCGAACGAGTGGCTCTTCCCGGTTCCGAAGTTCGTAAACGACATGCGGTACGTGCCGCCGACACGCGCATCGTCGTGATGCATCGTCGCCGTGAACCCGTAAGGCGGCAGCCACTTGCACTTGGCGCCCGCGTCCAGAAATGCCTTGAACACCCGCTCGGCCGGCGCGCGCAGCACGCGGTGCAGTCGGATCGTGTGTGTTGTCGTCATCGCCCGCCTTTCGCCGCTTGCCGCACGACCTCGCGGCGTCTACTTGAGTCCATCGCTCTCGATCTTGACCATCCCCATCATCGCCCGCATGGCCTTCGCGGCCTTCGCCTCGTCGGCGTCCGTGATCAGGTCGATCAGCAGCTTGGGATCAATCTGCCACGACACGCCGAAGTGGTCGGTGATCCAGCCGCAGGCGACAGGTGTGCCGCCCGCAGCGACGAACTTGTCCCAGTATTCATCGACCTGCTGCTGCGTGTCGCAGAGCACGGCGATGGAGATGCCCTGGCTGAACGTGAACTGCGGCCCCCCGTTGAGGGCCGTGAACGCGCGGCCGTCGAGCGTGAACTCAACGGTCATCACGCTGCCGGTCTTGAACGGCGACTGCGGCCCGAGGTCGGGGTATCGCGTGATGCGGAGGATCTTCGAGTTGGGGAAGATCGAGGTGTAGAACCGCGCCGCGTCTTCGGCCTGATCATTGAACGTCAGAAAGGTGCTGATTTGAGGCATCCACGATCGTACCCGGAGGCGCGGTCGCCAGCCTGATCGGACGACGAGCAAAATCAGCCCGCACGCCTGCCCCGCGCCAGAAGCCCGCATGCAAGGAAGAGCACGCCCGGCAACGCAAAGATCACAAAGTACGGCCCGCCGGGCGGCCTTCCGGTCAGCCCGAAGCTCAGCGCGTAGAACGCGGCCAGAGACAGGACCGTGAGCACGCCGCCCCAGAGTTCACGCCACCAGCCCAGGATCATCCCAAGCGAAACGCCGACGGGAAACAGCGCGATCATCCCCAACTCCCGAAGCGTCGGAACCCCCGGCTCCCCGCCGCCAAATGCGAACGCGGCAAGCATCCCGATGCTGGCGAGACTGCCGATCCGAGCCAACCACCGAAGCACATGGACGATGGGGCGGCCGGACGTTCGTGGCGTTGTGTGCATGACAAGGGCCTCCTTGAAGGCTCTCACTTGTTAGCAAACGCTAGTGCACAATTTCACCGGCATCAAGGCACCACACAGCCAGCGCGCAGGCGTGGCCAGGCCCGAGAGCGCGTCAGAGCCCTCGCTCAGTCCTTCACACCCTCGACCCGTCCCGCATCCGTGTACTTCGTTAGCGCCGCCGTCAGGTCGACGCCCATGATGTTGGCCAGCGTCGCCAGCCACGCGAGCACATCCGCGAACTCTTCCTCCAGGTTCTCACGCTGCTCCCGGGTGATCGGCTTGGTCTTTCCCGCCCGATTGTCGTGCAGCGCGGTCGCTAGCTCTCCCACCTCTTCCATGAACAGCAGGAACGTCCCCGAGGCGCCCCGCGCCGAGTCGGTCGCGAAGTACCGCTCCCGGATCAGGGACTGGAACGCGGCGACAGTCAGGGATGAATCGGGGGCCGGGCGGGAGGATGAATCGTTGGGCATCGTGCACGATACGCTTCCCCGCACGCCCCGGAGTTCGTCCCACGTCCCGATGAGCCCCCACGACGCACCCAGCCATCCCGCCGTCCCCGTCGCAACCCGCACGCCGTGGCGGCTGCTTCCCGTTGTCGCGCTGTCACTGCTCCTGCTCACCGGCTGCGCGTTTCAGGAACAACGCACCTCGCTCCGGGCATTGGGGGCCAACGGCCAATGGGGGCAGGCGCTGCGGATGCTCGAGGAGCCCAAGGTCGAGAAACTCTACGAGCCCAACAACGAACTGCTGCTTTGGCTCGACCGCGGCTCGGCGGCGCTGGCGGTGGGCGACCCTCGCCTGGCCATCAACCAGTGGGAGAAGGCCGAGGCGTTCATGGAGGCGCACACCGAGCCCAATGCCGGCGACTTCATCGGGCAGTGGGTCATCAACGACACCGTCACGGAGTACATCGGGGACCCCTACGAGGCAATCTACGTCAACGTCTTCAAACTGGCCGCCCAACTGGAACTCGGCGTGATCAACGGCGGCGCAAGCGTCGAAGCCCGCCGGGCCGCGTCGAAGGCCAACCGCCTTCGCGACAGGTACCTTGTGTTCCGCAAGGCGGTCGTCTCCGAGGGCGGGGCCTCCGCCGTGAGCGAACGAGAGTCGTCGGGTGCACCCGTCGGCGAGTTTGTGGAATCGACCCTCGGCGCCTACCTGACCGCCGTCACCTTCATGGCCGACGGCGATCCCGCGAACCAGGAAGTGGCCGCCCGGCGCCTGCAGGAGTCGATCACGGTCCAGGGGCCAGTGTACGGGCCGGTAAACGCGGCAGACTTTGACGGCCTCGGCTACCGGCGCCCGACGCCGCGCGACATGCTCGTGGTGGCCTTCTCCGGACAGGGGCCCACCAAGCGGGCCGAGAGTTTCGGACCAATCCCGATTTACACATGGCCGGTCTACTTCGAAATCCCCGTCGTTGTCCCCGGGTCGAGCGAGGTGGCGTCCGCCAGGGTGGTCATCGAACCCTCCGACCAGGCTGAAGGGGAGCCCGGGCCGCAGGCCCGCTCGGCGCCGCTGGCCCTCGTCGAGGACATGGGCCTCGTCGCCGTCGAGAACGACCGGCGACAGCAGCCGATCATCTACGCCCGAGCCTTCATCCGCTCCACGGCCAAGGCCGCGGCGGCGTTCGCGGCGTCCCAGGCAGTCACCCAGAACGGCCAGAAGGGGGGCTGGACGACCGCAGCGGCGATCCTCGGCGGTCTGGCGTTCGTGACGGTGACCGAGCGGGCGGACCTGAGATGCTGGGAACTGCTCCCCGGCAAGGCCCACGTCGGCCTGCTTGCGATGCACGAAGGCGTGCAGCGGGTGCGGATCGAATACCTTGCCGCGAGCGGTGGACTGCTCTATGCCTCGCCGTGGCGGATCATCGGGCCGGGGTCGTACGCGCCCGGCGAGAACGGGGCGGGGTTGCATACCGTCATTGAGCAGTACTGGCGGTAGGACCGAAGCGGTACAGGTACAGGCCCCCAGGGGCGTCCAGGAGACGGCGATGACAAGGTGCGTGATCGTGGCAGGACTGGCCGTGACCCTCTCGCTCGCCTGGCTCGGCGGGTGCTCGAAGAACATGACGGTGACGAGGACCGACCCGGAGAACGTCGTCGACCTCGACTACCGGTTCAACGCCGACGACGCCCGCGAGGTGTACAAGGCGACCGTGGACGACGCACTCTTCCGCAAGTGGATCGACAACTGGATGGGCTCACACGGCGGCGCCAAGCCGATCGTCGTGATCGGCCCGATCAAGAACGACACGCAGGACTACATCGTCACCGCCAACTTCACCGAAGAGTGGCAGCGAGAACTGCTGAACTCCGAGCGCGTACGGTTCGTCGCCTCGAAGGAGGACCGCCCCGACATCCGCGAGGAGCGGCAACAGGGTCAGGATTGGAACACCCCCGAGACCCGCAAGCAGATGCGGGCCGAGACCGGCGCCGACCTCATCCTGCTCGGCCGCGTCACCGACGACAAGCAGAAGTCGCTGGACGGCAAGCAGATCGTCGCGCAGTACCGGGTCGGTCTGCAACTGTGGAACATCGAGTCCAACGAACTGCTGTGGAGCGGCTCGAAGGAGATCAAGAAGCTCGCCCGCATCAACTGAGCCGCCCGCCGCGGGTTTCCGTGCAGTCGCCCGAGACAAGGACCGGTTCCTGCGATGCCACTGAGTTCCGCTGAAGAGTCCCTCTGCCGGCTGATCGCGTCGCGGCACGCGGCGATGGTGGAAGATCTCCGCCTGCTGGTGGCGATTCCCACCGGCCAGAACCACGCGCCGGGCCTCGACCAGACCCGGTCGGTGCTGACGTCCAGGCTGGCCGCGCTCGGGGCCGACGCAGAGTCCATCCCGGGCGACCCGCGCCCAGAGTGGCTGTATGGCGCCGGCACGTCGTCGCCCGCCCCCCCGACGGCGGTGTGCCGCCGTCACGCCGGGATCGCCGGTCGGGAGGTGCTGCTCGCCGGACACCTGGACACGGTGCACGACCCGGCCTCATCGTTCCGCGAACTCACGATCTCGGCCGATGGGAAGACGGCGACCGGGCCCGGTGTGGTCGACATGAAGGGCGGGCTGGTCATTGCGGTCCATGCACTCGAAGCCCTCGAATCGGCCGGACTGCGGCTCCCCTGGACCTTTTTGCTGAACTCCGATGAGGAAACGGGGTCCTACCACAGTGAGCGGGCGATCCGCGCCGAGTCGGCGCGCGTCGCGAGTGGGGGGGCTGGAGGCGCGGCAGGCGTTGGACTCGCGCTGGAGCCGGCGACCGCCGACGGAGGCCTCGTCGTCGAGCGATCGGGGGCCGGCCAGTTCATGCTCGAGGTCCACGGCAAGTCCGCCCACGTCGGCCGCGACTTCGCATCCGGCATCTCCGCCGTGATGGCCCTGGCCCGCTGCATCGTGGACATCGATCACATCTCCAATCCCGCGGCCGGGCGGATCGCGAGCGTCGGCCCGCTCCGCGGCTCCTCGGCGACCAATGTCGTGCCGGACCTCGCGTGCGCGTGGGGCAACGTCCGGTTCACGGATCAGACCGCCGCCGACGATCTGTCCAGCAGCCTCACGGAGATCGCCGAGCAACACTCCGGCTCCGCGGGCGCCCTCCCACGCATCACGGTCAAGACCTCGTTCATCCGCGCCGCCAAGCCCGCCGGCGAGGCGGTCATGCGGCTGGCCGAGGCCTATCGCGCCATCAACCTGGACCTCCCGGGCGGCCCGATCGAGGTGCCCTTTGCCAGAACCGCCGGCGTCTGCGACGGGAACGTCATGCAGTCAGCCGGGCTCGCCTGCATCGATACCGTCGGCGTCCGCGGCGGCGGCCTTCACACCCCGGAGGAGTGGATCGAGATCGATTCGCTGACCACGCGCTGCCAGGCCCTCGCGTTGCTGATGCTCAGGCTCCAGCCCGAGCCGGTGGACGCCGGACGATTCGGCCGATAGACAGGAACTACCCCCTCGGGACGCGAACAATCCGCTAGGCCTCACCCAGCGCACCAGGACCACATTGCATGACACCAGCCACCACCAAGCCCGCACCCGCCGCACCGCCGCACCCCGCCGCCACGATCGGTGATCAGATCCGATCGAGCCCCGCGGTGACGAAGGCTATCGACCAGATCGCTTCCGACATCCGGTCCCGCTCCGCGGCGATCACCGACGTCCGGCCGGCCAATCCGGCGCTGGCCCAGACATACGAGGCGCTGCTCAAGGAGGTCACCGAACTCCGCGGCCGGCCCCTGTACTACCCCTACCTCGGCTCCGGCGCCGGCAACGGCGCGCTCGTGGAACTGATGGACGGATCGGTCAAGTGGGACATGATCTCGGGCATCGGAGTCCACTTCTTCGGCCACGGCGACGACGGCCTCACTCGCGCAGCGCTCGAGGGCGCCCTGAGCGACACTGTGCAGAACGGCAACCTGCAGAGCGACTGGTCGCAGTACCGGTTCATGCAGTCCCTCGTGAGGCTGGCCAAACGCAGCAGCCGCCTCCGCTACGGGTTCGCCACGACCTCCGGCTGCATGGCCAACGAGAACGCCATCAAGGTCTGCTACCAGAAGAACCAGCCGGCCAGCCGCGTGATCGCCTTCCGCGACTGCTTCATGGGCCGGTCGGTCACGATGACGCAGATCGGTGATACCGCGGCGTACCGGGTCGGTATCCCACTCTCGACACAGGTGGACTACATGCCCTTCTGGGACGCCGCCGCCGCGCGCCGGATGGGCGAGGCCGAGTTCACGAAGATGTGCGTCTCGCACCTCGAGCAGTACATCGAGCGCTATCCCCGGCAGCACGCCGCGTTCATCTTCGAACTGGTGCAGGGCGAGGGCGGATTCAACGCCGCCCCGCGCGAGTTCTTCGTCGCGCTGATGGAAGTCTGCCGCAAGCACGGCATCGCCGTCTGGGACGACGAGATCCAGACCTTCGGCCGGACCGAGTCGATGTTCGCGTACGACCGGCTCGGCCTGGGCGAGCTGGTGGACGTCCTGACCGTCGGCAAGATGACGCAGGCCTGCGCGACGCTCTGGACGCAGGAGTACAACCCCGGTCCCGGGCTGATCTCCGGAACGTTCACCAGCTCGGCCGTCGCGTTCAGCGTCGGCGCCCACGTCCTCGAGCGGCTCGAAGGGGGCGGGTACTACGGCGCCGAAGGATCCAACGCGAAGCACTTCGCGGCGTTTGCTTCCCAGGTCCGCTCGCTGGCCTCAAGACGGCCGGAGTGGTTCCCGCCCGCTGTGGCGCCGTACCAGATCACTGACATCGTCGGCGGTAACGGCGGCATGATGCGGTTCACGCCCTTCGGCGGCGCTAAGGAGCGCGTCATCAAGGCGTGCACGCACCTGTACAACGAGGGCGTGATCGCGTTCTACTGCGGTCACGGCCCATACCACATCCGGCTGCTCCCTCCGCTGGGTGTGATGAAGGAGGCCGACTGGCCCCGCGTCTTTGCCCGGATCGAGAAGGGCCTCGCCGTCGCCGCGTCCCACGTCTGATCGCGACCAAGCCTGCCCTCAGTCCCCTTCCTCGTCCTCGTCGGGGCCCGCCTGGCGGACCCGGCCCGCGCCTTGTTCATTCCGCGCGCGAGCCGCCTCCCGGCATGCCTCGGCCAGGGTCTGGTGCAGCTTCTCGTGATCCGGCAGCGCCCCGAGGCGGTCGTACAGCGCCTGGACGCGCGATTCCGCGGGAGCCGTCCGTCCCACCTCGGCGATCGCGAAGTCCCCGAGCGACTCGTTCGCGGCAAGGAACCAGGTTCGATCAGGGAGGGTGTCTCGCCCTGCGGCGGCCGTCTTGCCGCGTGAAGCCTTCGAGACCTTCGCCGCCGGTGACTGCGGCGGGCGGACCCGCGTTCGCACCGTCACCGGGCCAACCGTGACGATCGGCCAGAGCCCGTCGCGCGTCGTCGGCTCCCGAACGGTGATGATCACCGGCACCTGCCTCCGGTCGGCCTCTTCGCGGAGCATCCGCCCGTCAACCCCGACCCGCGGTGGGCTGACCAGATAGCACCCGGGCTTGAGCTGCTGCGACGAAGGGAGCGCCCCGTCAACGACATAGACCTCCGCGGCGTCAAACGCCAGATCACGCTTCTGGCGCCGGGCCTCCTGCAAGGGAAGCAGGATCCGCGCCATCCGCTCGTAATCCGCCGCCGCTAGCGCCTTCGCCAGCGCCTCGGCGCACTCCTGCTCCGCATCAAAGTAGCGGCCGGCGACCAGATGACGGCTCGCCCGATCCATGAGTTGATCGAGCTTCGTCGACTCCTTGTCTCGACCTGATGGCGGCACGAGTCCCCTTCTCTCCGCGAAGACCGCGGCTGACGATCCGACGCGCCGAGGCTAGCCCGGCCGTATCACCCGGGCCATCCCGGTCAGCACCTCGCCCCACACGCCCGCCTGACCGTCCAGCTCGTACTCCAGCACATCCGCGAGCCCGCTCCAGTCCTTCGCCTCGATCGACCGCTTCACCTCCGCCAGTTGCACCGCAAGCCCCGCTGCCGCATCGGATACCGACGACCCGTCCGCCGTCGGTCCGGCCTTGAGCGTGGCAAGGTCCAGCCCGAGCAGAGCCGCCCCCTGGTCCACCACCGTCCGAACCTGGTCCCACACCGCCAGCGCGCTGGCCAGATGCCTCAGCCCCGCCTCAACCTCGCCCGCCTGCACCGCCCGCGCCGCCGCCTGCTGTTCCGCCCTCGCGCTGGCCAGCACCTCGGCCGCATCGGCCAGGGTGACCGCCACAAGGCTCCGCGGCTCGGCCGTCACAAACCGCACCTCGGCGTCCGGCCGCTCGTCCTCCGTCGGATGGTCCAGCAGGTCGGTGGCCATCGCCTCGCCATCGAGCATCGCCTCGACCACGACACGGCTGCGAGACTGCGCCGCCAGGCAGGCCGCGCCGACAGCCGCCGCGAGAGTCGGCCGCTCGATTGCAATCTCTTGGTTATCGACGTACACCCGCATGGCAGCCTCCGAAAGCCCCGTCACTGTATCGGATCTCGGCGCCCCCGGAGTTCCAGTCCCGTGAAGCCGGCCAGAGCGGCGACGGCGACGTCGGATCACTGGCTCCGTAGACTCAGCCCTCGCCCACACGGCCGGATTCGACCCCGGCGGGCCCACCGGATGAGCCACCCGAACCGCCAAACCCTTGCCGCGGTCATCACCACAGGCGATGAACTCGCGCTCGGCCAGGCCCTGAACACCAACTCCATGTGGATTGCCGACCGCCTCTGGGCCGCTGGTGTCGAGGTCATCGAGCACATCACGCTCGGCGACGATCGCGTGGGCTTGGCCGCCACCATCCTGCGGCTGGCCGAACATGTCGGAACGGTGGTCGTCACCGGCGGCCTCGGGCCGACCCCGGATGACGTGACCCGCGACGCGCTCGCCGATGCTCTCCGGGAAGACCTGGTCACCGATT
Encoded proteins:
- a CDS encoding SRPBCC family protein, producing the protein MTTTHTIRLHRVLRAPAERVFKAFLDAGAKCKWLPPYGFTATMHHDDARVGGTYRMSFTNFGTGKSHSFGGTYTEIVSNERIQYSDRFDDPNLPGEMTVTVTLRRVACGTELNIVQEGVPAVIPAEMCYLGWQESLEQLAKLVEADISDGE
- a CDS encoding M20/M25/M40 family metallo-hydrolase, yielding MPLSSAEESLCRLIASRHAAMVEDLRLLVAIPTGQNHAPGLDQTRSVLTSRLAALGADAESIPGDPRPEWLYGAGTSSPAPPTAVCRRHAGIAGREVLLAGHLDTVHDPASSFRELTISADGKTATGPGVVDMKGGLVIAVHALEALESAGLRLPWTFLLNSDEETGSYHSERAIRAESARVASGGAGGAAGVGLALEPATADGGLVVERSGAGQFMLEVHGKSAHVGRDFASGISAVMALARCIVDIDHISNPAAGRIASVGPLRGSSATNVVPDLACAWGNVRFTDQTAADDLSSSLTEIAEQHSGSAGALPRITVKTSFIRAAKPAGEAVMRLAEAYRAINLDLPGGPIEVPFARTAGVCDGNVMQSAGLACIDTVGVRGGGLHTPEEWIEIDSLTTRCQALALLMLRLQPEPVDAGRFGR
- a CDS encoding lipid-binding SYLF domain-containing protein, with amino-acid sequence MKTMIVMAAAVAGALVINGCSTAPSSPEKKQELSSNAQTALSKAKLADPSLQAFLDKAEGYAIFPTVGKGGAIVGGAYGRGEVYHKGAMIGYCDLSQATVGLQLGGQSYTELIVFQTPAALETFKRGDFAFAAQATAVALKSGAGANAKYTNGVAVFTFAEAGLMAEASIGGQSFTFQPL
- a CDS encoding dihydroorotase, with the protein product MPSILITGGRLIDPASNTDRLADVAIRDGRIAAVSGGDALARSPADRVISAKGCIVAPGLIDPHVHLREPGKEEAETIATGTAAAVAGGFTTVCCMPNTDPAIDDDAVVEFIFKQAERTGVCRVFPVGAVSKARKGEELAQIGLMARAGAVGFSDDGDVVASAGLMHRALAYIKPTGLALMQHCQEPTLTRGASMHAGTIATRLGLVGWPRIAEEIIIERDIRLNRSVGCRYHVQHLSSGGSVEIIRRARIEGQPVTAEASPHHLLLTHEQVEAGAGALTGGGYWTGAKMNPPLRERLDIAAMLEGIADGTITVLATDHAPHTAESKQLDFESAPFGIIGLETALALYIEALVTPGVVGWARLIAMMTVEPAALCGLGRLGLGRVAVGGPGDLTLINPDLDWTISAADLAGKSANTPFLGRRVRGRAVATIVGGEVRLDRLAS
- a CDS encoding aminotransferase class III-fold pyridoxal phosphate-dependent enzyme; this encodes MTPATTKPAPAAPPHPAATIGDQIRSSPAVTKAIDQIASDIRSRSAAITDVRPANPALAQTYEALLKEVTELRGRPLYYPYLGSGAGNGALVELMDGSVKWDMISGIGVHFFGHGDDGLTRAALEGALSDTVQNGNLQSDWSQYRFMQSLVRLAKRSSRLRYGFATTSGCMANENAIKVCYQKNQPASRVIAFRDCFMGRSVTMTQIGDTAAYRVGIPLSTQVDYMPFWDAAAARRMGEAEFTKMCVSHLEQYIERYPRQHAAFIFELVQGEGGFNAAPREFFVALMEVCRKHGIAVWDDEIQTFGRTESMFAYDRLGLGELVDVLTVGKMTQACATLWTQEYNPGPGLISGTFTSSAVAFSVGAHVLERLEGGGYYGAEGSNAKHFAAFASQVRSLASRRPEWFPPAVAPYQITDIVGGNGGMMRFTPFGGAKERVIKACTHLYNEGVIAFYCGHGPYHIRLLPPLGVMKEADWPRVFARIEKGLAVAASHV
- a CDS encoding MarR family transcriptional regulator, which gives rise to MTVHVSKLESHLGYWLRLVSNHVSHAFRLKVEARGVTVAEWVVMRALFDSDGLNPSHVADSIGLTRGAVSKLLDRLIAKDLVRCRSERSDRRYQIVSLTASGRKLVPVLARLADLNDREFFSHLEAKERTELLAILKRISLEGEFSGVPIE
- a CDS encoding VOC family protein; this translates as MPQISTFLTFNDQAEDAARFYTSIFPNSKILRITRYPDLGPQSPFKTGSVMTVEFTLDGRAFTALNGGPQFTFSQGISIAVLCDTQQQVDEYWDKFVAAGGTPVACGWITDHFGVSWQIDPKLLIDLITDADEAKAAKAMRAMMGMVKIESDGLK
- a CDS encoding DUF1398 family protein, whose amino-acid sequence is MNSEQTRVAKECAALSASGKIHFGQVVERLVAAGIERYHADYSRKEITYYTPEGQSCVVSMAHEDGPIAIVFSAAKVEAAVRQSQREEIKYLEFTRQALAAGCVGYFVQITGKRVQYFGRDGEIHTEWFPGADRNK